In the genome of Mastomys coucha isolate ucsf_1 unplaced genomic scaffold, UCSF_Mcou_1 pScaffold21, whole genome shotgun sequence, the window CTCTCAGAGTGTGGTATTTCAGCACTGCTTCATTTCTTGAAATGTTTTTACTTGACCATTTTTGGAGTATCGAAGAGGCTTAGTGACTTACAGAGCATGTAACTacttaaatttaaacatttaataatgAACACAACACACCCAGGCGCTTCAAGGCCGTTGGTTTTCCTCGATCACCATGAAGGATACATGGTCCCTAGACACGTCCCTTCCCCACTGTGGTGGTTTCTCTCTACTCTACTTCACTCAGATGCTAAAGactctcccccactttctctcttGATGCCACATCTCTCCTCAAACTCCTAAAATAACCTTGACCCAGAAACATCCTTTTGCTTTTATATACATCTGATAGGAAGGAACTGGGTCCTTCCTTCCCCCAGTTCTCTATAAGTTTGCTTTATCTCACTGAGATTTTCAGCAAGACACGACCATTGCTTCCACTATCACCAACACAACCAGACACTGTCCCGGAATGACAGGAGCCACCTTCAGGATGCTGGAGAGGAAGAGACCTGGCTGGAAAAGAATGTCTTTTGTTGATgctgaaggaggagaaggaggaagatacCGTGTGTTACTGTCTAGAATCAGATCACTAAGTACAGCTCACCCTCAAATGGAGGGGACGATTACCTAGGAGATGGGAGTCATCAGAGACTGTCACTGGAACGGAAAATGAAAGGAGCTAAAGGCTAGACTGCAAAGATACACCAAGCATAGAAGGTGAAAGTGGTTCAAAGTTGGAATTGAAGCTAATAAATGTACGGGTCTATAGGCAGAATGAGGGTGTGCCCGCAATTGTCTTTTTGATCAGCagtgtcttcctgtctctcctaGCCCTAACTTGGAGGTGGAGCTAAGGAAATGTTGGGTAAAAGGCTAAAGAATGTAAGTATAAATACTATGACTGcacaaataaacactttcctgtTGGAAAAGCAAACGACAAGGGATGACAATGGAGGAATGTGGGGTACACGGAGGTAGATGTGACTCAGGAGCCCCAGGATGAGGAAGTCTCTCTCTGCTTGGACGCGCCAAGGCACCAAATAAAAGAAAGGTAGGAAGTGAGGCCTGAAGCAGATCCGCAGTAAGGTGTTTATAACCCCAGACTGTGGAGATGAAAGAAACAAACTTCAGGCAGAGTGCATAAGCTCCAAGAACATTCCTAGGGCAATGTGACACAGAGCAGAGATGTAGGGAAGCGGGTGAGGGGTGACGTATGGCAGCATCTGCTAAGAAACATTCTACCTAAGACATATTTTAGGGGGAAGGTTTCAGACTTTTCAGAGCCTTTCATCTGCTACTGTGCCCTGGGAAACTGTGTGGGGGACAGAGTGTGGGGTGTAATAGGAGGAATTTATGACGTGTACTTTGTTGGTATACATGATAGCTATATCATGCTGTAgctttatggggggggggggtgaaatGCCCTTAGGTCAAATGCCTGTGGATCTTTTTTTGAGAGCAAGAAGAGAGTTGGGTGAAAGATGTATAATGAACCAGAAACGGTGGCCGGCACTAAAGCCACACAGAATAAGTACTTAACTAGCACCTGTCGGTCAGAGGGGACGATGGGTTGCAACATCTGCACCCCAACAATGGGAAGATTCAGGAGCAGAATTCAAACAGCAGTTATTACACAAGGTGCTCCACCTCCACAGTCCCTTCTCCAGtgtgctccttctcctcctggaaTTCTCTTCTATCAACAGAAAGACCACTTTCTGTTGACCACATGGCCAGATCCCATGGAATTTTCCCAGTATCAGAGTATTGGGACTCAGATCACTGTAGAGTCACTGACAGGACAGAGCCAGACAGAGTGCTAGGCGAAGTGTCCTTTtagtacagaaagagaaaatgaaatcgGGAAAGGATTCTTTGCCAAACAACGAAGCCAAGAGTTTACAGAGAGATGCTAAGATCTCTAACGTTCAGTACAGACTTCCCTACAGCGAGGGCTGAGAGACCAGTGCCTTCATAATCAAAAGGATTCGGACCTCTCCTCCAGGACCTAGGAGCAGCGGAGGTCCCACCCACCAACCGAGAACACACTGGCTACGTGCAACCTCCCCTTCCTGGAGGACACAATGTTACGTTTCTAGGTTCCCCCTGGAGGATATTACAGTAACTTTCAGTGGTTAATGAATAGCTTCCCGTTGCCTGCTCCATTTAATTGTTCAAAGGCCATTTGTTCCTGTGTAGAAGGCTGTGACCTGACTAGTGAGTGTTCTTCCCACAGCAGGCCTGGAAGCAGAGGAGTGGCAGGGTCAGACGGGCTCCAAAGAAGAAGGATGCAGAACAGGACTGGGCTGATCCTGTgtgccctctccctcctcaccgGCTTCTTGATGATTTGCTTGGGGGGCTTTTTCATCTCCAACTCCCTCGTCCTCTCCCAGAAGAATCTAGTGGCGGCCTATGTGCTTCTGCCCATGGGGTTTGTGATCCTTCTGAGTGGAATTTTTTGGGGCACCTACCgccaagcaaatgaaaacaaagagatgTTCAACCATGTGCTCAGACAGCACCTTGCTTTCCAGGACCTGCCCCTGGCCACTGTAGACAGGTACGTTCTGAGCGCCAGGGGGGGGATGAGAAGGACTGAGAGGAGTCTCGGTGTGGGAAGGAGAGTGAAGCCCAATCCCATAGTGGATCCACTTACAGGAGGCTATGCACCTAGGCTTGAAATTCCACCACTGGACAATTTGCTCCAGGGCTGTTGTACATGGGGGGAGCAGGGCTGCCTTTGGGGAAAACAATGACACAAAGAAGGTAATTTTCTTAGGGTAAGATCCTCATGCCCACAGTAAAAATTCACATAAGCAAATTAGGGGGCACAACCCCTAGATTCTTCCTGTGTTTGAGGGGTGATTTTAGTTAAAGGCAGGTGACAGTTAGATGCTCCCCATAACCTGGTTACTGAATTGTGAAGAACATCCCAGACCAAGTTCTAACCACAATATATGAGCAAGCAGACATCAAGTTAGTCTGGCAACTTCTGTGACTAAGCGAAGTTCTGGATGACTGACCTTTTAAGTGTTCTGATCTCACCTCTTATGAAGGATGCATTCAAGGCAAGATAAGAACATGCCCATCAATGATACAAAAACAAATGGCAgcacgtaaacacacacacacacacacccacacacacactgcaatatTACTTGGCCTGAAGACAGATCAAATTCATTGATATGTGCCGTAGATAGTCAGACACTGAAAACTTTATGGCAAGCGACACCCGCCAGACAGAAAGAACAACCACTGCACTATTTCTGCTTACATCAAGAGCTACCATAGCCACTTACACCACAGCCATTTATACCAACAGCAAGCAGCTATCACAGCTACTTACACTAAGTAGCTACTgcagacaggaagtagaaatGGTTCCCAGgcctgggatgtgtgtgtgggagcaATGAAGAGTTATTAGTTAATGATTATAGGGTTGTAGTTTAGAGGGATACAAAAATTCTAGGGATAGTTTTGCAGCAATATAAGAGCACTAATACCACCAATGCCCTCACGAGTAATagatgttatttatattttactcaaGGGGAGGGAAAAACAAAGATTCAGGTAACCTTGTGGTCAGTTAACTTAGTGTTGATCTTCTAATTCTTGTCCAAACACAAGAACGTGTTCTTAAGATATAGGGTGTCTTAAGGAATAGGATGTAAGAATCCAGAAATCCTTTTGTGCTTTTTATGCAAGAGTAGGGAGATCATAAAAGGTTTTAACTATCTCGTGTACTTTGAATAAGAGTCCTCTCACCAGCGACTATACGTTGTTGGCATCCGTCACACCAGAGACAACAATCACAATCCATTTCCAAGGTCAGTTAGATTAACTAGGGATTCTCTGAGTTTCATCTTAAGTTAAGATAACAGATTTAGAAGGTGTGTCTAGAGTGATTGTATATGTTTGTGCTTTTGTGCGTGCAagtgtgcatatttgtatgtggacatgcatgtgtgtgcatgtatgtatgtttgtgtgtgtgtttgtatgtgcatacatgcatatatgtccttgcatgttgtgcatgtgtgtttgtgtgtttggtttt includes:
- the Tmem252 gene encoding transmembrane protein 252 → MNSFPLPAPFNCSKAICSCVEGCDLTSECSSHSRPGSRGVAGSDGLQRRRMQNRTGLILCALSLLTGFLMICLGGFFISNSLVLSQKNLVAAYVLLPMGFVILLSGIFWGTYRQANENKEMFNHVLRQHLAFQDLPLATVDRPDFYPPAYEESLDVEKQACPAGRGLLGFPPPLYTETSLELGDLEDESDRQPEDPPPYREIIAGAEATAKAQNAEEPSTALKTGTGLQLSELISC